The Leptolyngbya iicbica LK DNA window GAACTGGTGGAAACGCCGCCGCTGGACTGGGAACTGCGATCTCTGATTATGCCCGCCGATTTGACGCGATCGGCGATCGAGGCCGAAGCCACCGATGACGACACCCATGATCTGTGGGACAAACCCAACCACGAAATTCGTCCCCCCATGCTCGATTCTGGCTGCGTCCAGTTCCCGGATGGACGTCTGCGCATCGGCCAGATTAGTCGCATCAACACCGCATTAGAGCCCGCCCTCGACGCCACTCGAGGGGAACAGCGGATTCGGCAGGGCATCGAACCTCTGATACCTGCGCTAGAAAAAGTGCCGGGGCAGTGGCATGCCTGCCGCGTTGCCTTTAGCGAAGACGGTTTGCCGCTAGCGGGGGCGATCCCTGGTTTGTCGGGGGGGTATGTGTTTTCTGGGTTTACCAGTCCGTTTGGCTTAGTGCCCGCGATGGCAGAGCACTTTGCTCGGTGGGTCAGTGATGGGGACAGCAATATTTTGCAGGCTACTCGACCCGATCGCTTCACCATTAGCCCCACCTAGCCCTCATCACCACCAGTACGAGGAGCCGATCAAGTCATTCACAGCGAAGCTCCATCGGCATGAATTTTGGCGGGTTCACCCAGAACCTCGATTGGCCACGTACGAAGATTAGGCGACGCTGGCGGCCATTAGATCTTCGGCCATATCAAAGTTGGCAGTGACTGATTGCACGTCGTCGAGGTCTTCCAAAGCGTCCATCATTTTGAGCAGCGATCGCGCGTGGTCAGTGTCCGTCACGTCAATCGTGTTGCTGGGAATCCAGCGATTTTCGACCTGAGCGATCGCATAATCCGCCGCCTGCAACGCATTGTTCAGGGTCTCTAAATCGCTGGGGTCACAAAACACATCAAAGCCGTCGCGATCGTCATCGATCTGGGTCGCTTCATAACTTTCGGCCCCGCCCTCGATCGCCGCTTCCAGCAAGGCATCTTCATCGACAGGACCGACGACCGTGACAACGCCCTTCTGGTCAAACATCCAGCCGACGCAGCCTGTTTCGCCCAAGTTGCCGCCATTTTTGCTGAACGCAGCGCGCAGATCCGCTGCCGTGCGGTTGCGATTGTCCGTCAAGGCTTCGATCAGGACAGCGACGCCGCCCGGACCATACCCTTCATAGCGAATGGCTTCGAGGGCATCATCGCCGCTGAGTTGGCCCGACCCTTTGGCGATCGCGCGATCGATATTGTCATTGGGAAAGCCCGCCGCCTTCGCCTTGTCGATCGCCGTCCGCAATTGAAAATTGCCCGCCGGATCCGGCCCCCCAGTTCGCGTGGCGACGATAATTTCTCG harbors:
- a CDS encoding YebC/PmpR family DNA-binding transcriptional regulator, producing the protein MEPGAIATLPLFQSCVIASMAGHSKWANIKRQKARVDAVKGKTFAKLSREIIVATRTGGPDPAGNFQLRTAIDKAKAAGFPNDNIDRAIAKGSGQLSGDDALEAIRYEGYGPGGVAVLIEALTDNRNRTAADLRAAFSKNGGNLGETGCVGWMFDQKGVVTVVGPVDEDALLEAAIEGGAESYEATQIDDDRDGFDVFCDPSDLETLNNALQAADYAIAQVENRWIPSNTIDVTDTDHARSLLKMMDALEDLDDVQSVTANFDMAEDLMAASVA